One Maribacter cobaltidurans genomic window carries:
- a CDS encoding TolC family protein, whose protein sequence is MPYRIPLSSLFVVLNIFLISAQEVLNVDEAVKLALENNFQILTAKNELKIDEYGVSPGYAGMLPSVQANVTDNNRRVYLSQTRLDGTVQEQDNAINNSLNYGVALDWTLFDGLRMFANYEQLKENRKLGDAELKQVILSTVGEVMITYYDLVQQRQQLSALDSTILISKQRVELARNRFTIGKASKLEVLNAQVDLNTDETLMQRQKELFANTKIQLNQQLARDLTTDFEVAPEIFVDESLLLDDLQTQVLKENPQLLASQISKRISELELKQIRAARFPTITASTGYNFSESQSSLGFTTASNSRGFSYGFGATLNLFDGFNQHRDEKIGKLEIENSEVAIAQQEQDLLATLGTTYQTYLTNVSLIELEGNNEAIAKENLDITVEKYRIGIIPTIEFRTAQLNYINAKVRFSNAKFQAKLSEIVLKQLAGNLSI, encoded by the coding sequence ATGCCATACAGAATTCCCTTAAGTTCCCTATTTGTTGTATTGAACATTTTTTTGATATCCGCACAAGAAGTGCTCAATGTCGATGAAGCGGTTAAATTGGCCCTAGAAAATAATTTCCAGATCCTTACGGCCAAGAATGAACTGAAAATCGATGAATACGGTGTAAGTCCGGGGTATGCGGGTATGCTACCTTCCGTGCAGGCCAATGTTACGGATAACAATAGGAGGGTATATCTATCACAGACCCGACTCGACGGTACCGTACAGGAGCAGGACAACGCTATAAACAATAGCCTTAACTATGGCGTAGCCTTGGATTGGACCCTTTTTGATGGGCTTAGGATGTTCGCGAATTATGAACAATTGAAGGAAAACAGGAAATTGGGGGATGCGGAACTGAAACAGGTCATATTGTCTACGGTAGGGGAGGTGATGATTACCTATTATGACTTGGTACAACAACGCCAACAGCTATCGGCTTTGGACAGTACGATACTTATTTCCAAGCAGCGCGTTGAATTGGCTCGGAATCGATTTACCATAGGAAAGGCCTCCAAGTTGGAAGTATTGAACGCACAGGTAGATCTCAATACGGACGAAACGCTTATGCAGCGGCAGAAGGAGTTGTTTGCCAATACCAAGATTCAACTGAACCAACAATTGGCCCGTGATCTTACTACCGATTTTGAGGTGGCCCCGGAAATTTTTGTGGACGAGTCCCTATTGTTGGACGACCTGCAGACCCAAGTTTTAAAGGAAAACCCCCAACTCTTGGCCTCACAGATCAGCAAAAGGATTTCAGAATTGGAATTAAAGCAAATCAGGGCGGCCCGATTTCCCACTATTACAGCGTCAACGGGATATAACTTCAGTGAATCCCAATCCAGTTTAGGGTTCACCACTGCCTCTAATTCAAGGGGATTCAGTTACGGCTTTGGAGCTACGTTGAATCTATTTGATGGTTTTAATCAGCATAGGGATGAAAAAATTGGCAAACTGGAAATCGAAAATTCAGAAGTAGCTATTGCGCAACAGGAACAGGATTTATTGGCGACACTGGGAACTACCTACCAGACGTATCTTACCAATGTAAGTTTGATTGAGCTTGAGGGTAACAATGAGGCCATTGCCAAGGAGAATTTGGACATCACAGTGGAAAAGTACCGAATCGGGATTATCCCCACCATCGAATTTAGGACGGCCCAATTGAACTATATCAATGCCAAGGTTCGCTTCAGCAATGCCAAGTTTCAGGCAAAGCTATCCGAAATTGTTTTAAAACAACTGGCCGGAAATCTGTCAATCTAA
- a CDS encoding thioredoxin family protein produces MNSKINLLSIVFLLGMATTFAQEWHKDFKEAQQIAKNGNKPIILVFQGSDWCAPCIKLDREVWSTEEFKSYAKDHYVMLQADFPRKKQNALPKEQAEANAKLAEKYNKNGIFPFVVVLDEQGKVKGETSYKKMNPKEYMQLLDSFTE; encoded by the coding sequence ATGAATAGTAAGATAAACTTGTTGTCCATAGTTTTCCTTTTGGGAATGGCCACCACATTTGCCCAAGAATGGCATAAAGATTTTAAGGAAGCACAGCAGATTGCAAAAAACGGGAATAAGCCGATTATCTTGGTTTTCCAAGGTTCGGATTGGTGCGCTCCTTGTATTAAATTGGACCGGGAAGTTTGGAGCACGGAGGAATTTAAATCCTATGCCAAGGACCATTATGTCATGTTACAGGCAGACTTTCCCAGAAAGAAGCAGAATGCCCTGCCGAAAGAACAAGCTGAGGCAAATGCCAAACTTGCTGAAAAATACAATAAAAACGGCATCTTTCCATTTGTGGTCGTTCTGGACGAACAGGGAAAGGTGAAGGGTGAGACCAGTTACAAAAAGATGAATCCCAAGGAATACATGCAGCTTTTGGATTCCTTTACCGAATAA
- a CDS encoding efflux RND transporter periplasmic adaptor subunit translates to MKSYIYYFLTLALLAGVTGCGEKSSTNETSAASETSSFIEVTQAQYDQLGMEMGPIEEKSFPIKVSVNGMIDVPPENRAVVTATMGGYIRTTPFLIGDKVSKGQTLVTLENPEFVNLQQQYLEVNEQLTFLKAEYERHKIMSDENITSQKNFLKSESDYKSAVARHTGLEKQLTMLNISPEQVKNGTIVSSVSIKAPISGSVTKVNVSRGAYVSPASSIMEIINNDHVHLELSVFEKDIMKVKKGQRITFKIPEASGDIFNAEVHLVGTSIDENRTIKVHGHLEDEDKENFLTGMFVEAQIITDDIQARALPSEAIVTIDDTANVLVLEKKEGDTYYFSQKEVTIKEEHDGFSILQETESFAPKSQFLTKGTYNLIGV, encoded by the coding sequence ATGAAATCATATATATATTATTTTCTAACATTGGCGCTTCTAGCGGGCGTCACAGGATGTGGTGAAAAAAGCAGTACCAACGAAACTTCAGCAGCATCTGAAACATCCTCTTTTATAGAAGTAACCCAGGCACAATATGACCAACTTGGTATGGAAATGGGCCCTATAGAAGAAAAATCCTTTCCTATCAAGGTAAGTGTCAACGGTATGATAGACGTACCGCCAGAAAATAGGGCTGTAGTAACGGCGACCATGGGGGGATATATTAGAACGACTCCCTTTTTGATCGGAGACAAAGTGAGCAAGGGACAGACTTTGGTGACCTTGGAAAATCCGGAATTCGTGAACCTTCAACAACAGTATTTGGAGGTAAACGAGCAACTTACCTTTTTAAAGGCAGAGTATGAAAGACACAAAATTATGTCCGATGAAAATATTACCTCTCAAAAGAATTTTTTGAAATCGGAGAGTGATTATAAATCCGCCGTAGCCCGGCATACCGGCTTGGAAAAGCAATTGACCATGCTCAACATCTCACCGGAACAGGTGAAAAATGGCACCATTGTGTCTTCGGTTTCCATTAAAGCGCCTATTTCCGGCAGTGTTACCAAAGTAAATGTTTCCAGGGGCGCGTATGTTTCGCCGGCGTCCTCCATTATGGAAATCATCAATAATGATCATGTGCATTTGGAACTATCAGTTTTTGAAAAGGATATCATGAAAGTGAAAAAAGGTCAAAGGATTACCTTTAAGATACCGGAAGCCTCCGGCGATATTTTTAATGCGGAAGTACATTTGGTAGGCACTTCCATTGATGAAAATAGAACTATCAAAGTACATGGGCATTTGGAGGATGAGGACAAGGAAAATTTCCTAACTGGAATGTTCGTGGAAGCCCAGATCATTACAGATGATATCCAGGCAAGGGCTTTACCTAGCGAGGCAATCGTAACTATTGACGATACGGCCAATGTACTGGTTCTCGAAAAAAAGGAGGGGGATACATATTATTTTTCACAAAAAGAAGTTACCATAAAAGAAGAACATGACGGTTTTTCTATCCTACAGGAAACGGAAAGCTTTGCACCAAAATCACAATTTTTGACCAAAGGAACCTATAACCTGATCGGGGTGTAA
- a CDS encoding DUF3570 domain-containing protein: MTFFRNYFVLFLGLLGSIAFAQDDQNDTQYKKRVLETTEVDFLTSYYSQDGDNAAVSGGIGTEKLTDATGTFVVSIPLNDDDVLTIDAGVSAYTSASSSNINPFDGGRRADPFVASSGASSGDTWVNLTGSYTHSSDDRNNIVSGKLSVSSEYDYFSLGFGGSYSRLFNEKNTEVSVKANVYLDSWNTIYPYELRAFGANGIGFFRPTEITGNVNYNPNFTEFDKTNRNSYSLGLGFSQILHRNLQGSLAFDVIQQQGLLSTPFQRVYFSDVADSFIEDFQLADDVERLPDSRTKIALGGRLNWFVNELITVRTFYRYYFDDWGINSHTASVEVPIKISDKFTLYPSYRFYNQTAADYFGGYETHLSTLEFYTSDYDLSEYNANQLGFGASYTDIFTQLNIWEFGLKSIDLKFYKYDRDTTFSSSIITAGFKFVMD; encoded by the coding sequence ATGACATTTTTTAGAAACTATTTTGTCCTATTCTTGGGATTACTCGGAAGTATCGCTTTTGCCCAAGACGACCAAAACGATACCCAATATAAAAAAAGAGTATTGGAAACAACGGAGGTAGACTTCCTTACCAGCTACTACTCACAAGATGGCGACAACGCTGCCGTAAGTGGGGGTATCGGTACAGAAAAACTTACGGATGCCACGGGAACTTTTGTGGTATCCATTCCTTTAAACGATGATGATGTACTCACCATAGATGCAGGGGTTTCTGCGTATACATCGGCATCGTCCAGTAACATAAATCCATTTGACGGAGGTCGGCGTGCGGATCCATTCGTGGCAAGTTCCGGTGCCTCAAGTGGGGACACATGGGTAAATCTTACGGGGTCCTATACACATAGTTCTGATGATCGTAACAACATCGTTTCAGGGAAACTTTCGGTTTCCTCGGAATATGATTATTTCTCATTGGGATTCGGCGGAAGCTATTCTAGACTTTTTAACGAAAAGAACACGGAAGTAAGCGTAAAGGCCAATGTATACCTTGATTCCTGGAATACCATTTATCCCTATGAATTAAGGGCTTTTGGAGCCAATGGCATTGGCTTCTTTAGACCTACGGAGATTACGGGTAATGTCAACTACAATCCCAATTTTACCGAATTTGACAAGACAAATAGAAATTCCTATTCTTTAGGGCTGGGCTTTTCGCAAATCCTACATAGGAACCTCCAAGGCTCATTGGCCTTTGATGTGATTCAACAGCAGGGCTTATTGTCCACCCCGTTCCAGCGGGTCTATTTTAGCGATGTGGCCGATTCCTTTATAGAAGATTTTCAGTTGGCCGACGATGTGGAAAGACTTCCCGATAGCCGTACCAAAATTGCTTTGGGCGGAAGATTGAACTGGTTCGTAAACGAATTGATAACGGTGCGCACGTTTTACCGATACTATTTTGACGATTGGGGTATCAATTCCCACACGGCCAGCGTAGAGGTTCCCATAAAGATTTCGGATAAATTCACCCTTTACCCGTCCTATCGTTTTTACAATCAAACGGCAGCCGATTATTTTGGAGGCTATGAAACCCATCTATCGACCCTGGAATTTTATACTTCGGATTATGATCTGTCTGAATACAACGCAAACCAACTGGGCTTTGGGGCTTCGTACACCGACATTTTTACCCAACTGAACATTTGGGAATTTGGTTTAAAGAGTATCGACCTGAAATTTTATAAGTACGACCGGGATACAACCTTTAGCTCCAGCATCATAACAGCTGGATTTAAGTTTGTTATGGATTAA
- a CDS encoding FAD:protein FMN transferase — translation MKKYIFIGALMMSTVIFSQRNYQRTLKLMGSRFDLTVVANDSTTANTYMDLAVDEITRIEKLISSWDPNSRTSEINKNAGIKPVKVESELYELIKRAIGISKLTDGAFDISYASMDRIWKFDGSMKTMPSEEELKSSVAKVGFQNIVLDPVEQTVFLKLPGMKIGFGAIGKGYAADKAKQLLMDKGVPAGIINASGDMNTWGKQTNGESWKVAITNPMNKNKVFALLPITDGAVVTSGDYERYVTFNGKRYAHIIDPRTGYPSTGIISVTVFAPKAELADALATSVFVMGKEIGLDRINQLPKVECIIIDEKGNISKSDNIEIDKL, via the coding sequence TTGAAGAAGTACATATTCATAGGGGCCTTGATGATGTCCACCGTGATTTTTTCACAGCGGAACTATCAACGCACCCTTAAATTGATGGGAAGTAGGTTTGACCTTACGGTCGTTGCTAATGATTCCACCACTGCGAATACCTATATGGATTTGGCAGTCGATGAGATTACCCGCATCGAAAAGCTGATATCTTCCTGGGACCCTAATTCCAGAACATCGGAAATAAACAAAAATGCAGGTATCAAACCTGTAAAGGTGGAATCTGAGTTGTATGAATTGATCAAAAGGGCCATCGGTATATCCAAATTAACGGATGGCGCCTTTGATATCAGTTATGCCTCTATGGACCGCATCTGGAAATTCGATGGAAGTATGAAAACAATGCCTTCCGAAGAGGAATTAAAATCCTCCGTTGCCAAGGTGGGTTTTCAGAATATTGTTCTAGATCCGGTGGAGCAAACCGTTTTTCTAAAACTTCCCGGAATGAAAATAGGTTTTGGGGCCATAGGTAAGGGGTATGCCGCGGATAAAGCGAAACAACTGTTGATGGATAAAGGGGTTCCCGCAGGGATTATAAATGCCTCAGGGGATATGAATACCTGGGGGAAACAAACCAATGGAGAATCCTGGAAGGTTGCCATTACCAATCCCATGAATAAAAACAAGGTCTTTGCTTTGTTGCCCATTACAGACGGTGCCGTGGTTACCTCCGGAGACTATGAACGCTATGTTACCTTTAACGGCAAACGCTATGCCCATATCATCGATCCCAGAACGGGTTATCCATCAACGGGAATCATAAGCGTAACCGTTTTTGCGCCCAAAGCGGAATTGGCAGATGCCTTGGCCACCTCCGTTTTTGTTATGGGAAAGGAGATTGGATTGGATAGAATCAATCAACTACCCAAAGTGGAATGTATCATCATCGATGAAAAAGGAAACATTTCAAAATCCGATAATATTGAAATAGACAAACTATGA
- a CDS encoding DUF4266 domain-containing protein, with product MIKRLLVLAIMAISFGSCTVLKEYEKVNINDPDMILAEKPCDRNVTTMHSYREAAAGANGGKTGGGCGCN from the coding sequence ATGATAAAAAGATTGCTAGTATTGGCCATCATGGCCATTTCCTTTGGCAGCTGTACGGTGCTTAAGGAGTACGAGAAGGTAAACATCAACGACCCGGATATGATCTTGGCCGAAAAACCTTGTGACCGAAACGTCACGACCATGCATTCCTACCGGGAAGCCGCCGCCGGCGCCAACGGCGGAAAAACCGGCGGAGGCTGTGGCTGCAACTAA